A genomic stretch from Dehalococcoidia bacterium includes:
- a CDS encoding DUF2298 domain-containing protein has product MPDRGYAFTKVIGLLIVGFSVWLIGLSQIVTVSRLAVLIAIAILAFVSWIAAGKDYKEIWSTTKANLSLIISIELLFITIFCGMALLRASIPDISHTEQPMDLMFLSSVVASEHFPPIDSWLSGEHVSYYYLGYVFVGSITLLTGIETWVAYNLGLAMFAAMTAVTAFGLTYNLVLLCRGSRESGIFAGITTVFLALLASNLVGVLELFRASGGGDSNFWSSIAIAGLTQSEPSNNWFPTDSAWWWWRASRAIPGAITEFPAFSFLLGDMHPHLMSLAFLLLATSLSIQIYLQQGLLHLSAFKSLWPLLLITSISLGSLIVTNLWDFPVALALIASSILLNAARNERRLQLGKAIVMNENSLLISSTTGPQNNSPMPCVRIFNFSEKGWKFNQKLTAEELGTHSGFGDALAISESLIAVGCSEASKTGIVRVYKKSKEKWIHKATLRPSQNSKATKFGCSVSADSGVIAVGSEEKVYLFNETEKGWVIFESFPIETNNSEQAVKVSVHNNYLAVGLTTPSSGVLRIYRMARTRWSLSQQFSSSEMGIRQLGGSIAMNDDHVVVAGIGSVAVLKKQKTNWVVSQILYPSKPSESFGESVAIDNTFIVVGANNESNPSSRSGKLFVYELSKNGFWSAHAELSASDTSTNATLGTSVAIANGYASAGAPGQGQGAVYFFQRSLDKWAPAGKIGGPWRLSRALSAIGLLLFSSYVVSSPFLMNFESSAKGIAPLSDLLTRPLHLFLIWGISAFLILPMFVLLLRHSLSRETWSPIRLGVILVASLAPIMLWLQPIYGIPLFTVILLLFGLHQIGYRLPRADEALFAYNPRFTFIVGSLVIIGGLIWNGIISNERGLGGELLAIDRLLVVLPIAILMAIGFYSAWSLAHKDSEHMRHGRFGREALTRWNGFVPIFLIFSISISLIMGAELFHVVDIFGGELKRFNTVFKLYYQSWILLSVIGGVGLWYVSTKWDKRTLTGRTGLTAWLLVLVVIFGGLSYYSFAGISTRTQNHDYFTLNGLSYVSKTAPEEYELIKWVNQHTNRNSIVLQGSLVPCTASQSGCNDWDPRLGRVASATGRPTVLGWEGHEQQWRTNHSLLEERQDDIREIYTTTDPSAAKILISKYGIDYVVISKSELEIYGTKGKEKFKEFGSVVFEGTDLLMYKLD; this is encoded by the coding sequence ATGCCCGATAGAGGCTATGCCTTCACCAAAGTCATTGGCCTACTCATTGTAGGCTTCAGCGTTTGGCTGATAGGCCTTTCTCAAATTGTTACCGTTTCTCGCTTAGCTGTTTTAATTGCAATAGCAATTCTCGCTTTTGTATCTTGGATTGCAGCAGGAAAGGATTACAAGGAAATATGGAGTACTACCAAGGCTAACCTAAGTCTGATTATTTCCATTGAACTCTTATTCATTACCATTTTCTGTGGAATGGCACTGCTTCGAGCATCGATTCCAGACATATCCCACACAGAGCAGCCAATGGATCTAATGTTCCTAAGCTCAGTGGTTGCAAGTGAACATTTTCCACCCATTGATTCCTGGCTTTCTGGCGAACATGTTTCATACTATTACCTCGGCTATGTTTTTGTAGGTTCTATTACTTTACTTACAGGGATTGAAACATGGGTCGCCTATAATCTGGGGCTGGCCATGTTCGCTGCAATGACCGCAGTAACAGCATTTGGACTTACGTACAATTTAGTTTTGCTTTGTAGGGGATCGCGGGAATCCGGAATATTTGCAGGCATCACAACAGTTTTCCTAGCGCTACTCGCAAGTAATCTTGTAGGAGTACTTGAGCTGTTTCGAGCATCTGGTGGGGGGGATTCTAATTTTTGGTCATCGATAGCAATTGCAGGCCTCACTCAATCAGAGCCGTCTAATAATTGGTTCCCTACGGACTCGGCATGGTGGTGGTGGCGAGCTTCAAGAGCAATACCTGGAGCAATAACCGAGTTTCCAGCATTTAGTTTTTTGCTGGGTGATATGCATCCTCATTTGATGTCATTAGCATTTTTATTATTAGCTACCTCATTATCGATACAAATATACCTTCAGCAAGGTTTGCTGCATTTAAGTGCATTTAAATCCCTGTGGCCACTCTTGCTTATAACCTCAATCAGTCTCGGTTCATTAATAGTGACGAATCTATGGGATTTTCCGGTGGCCCTTGCTCTCATTGCAAGTTCAATACTCCTTAATGCGGCTAGGAATGAAAGGCGACTTCAGTTGGGTAAGGCCATAGTAATGAACGAGAATTCATTACTAATTAGTTCCACTACTGGGCCCCAAAATAATTCCCCTATGCCCTGTGTGAGAATCTTCAATTTTTCTGAAAAAGGGTGGAAATTTAACCAGAAACTTACAGCAGAGGAGCTTGGTACACATTCAGGCTTTGGCGACGCCCTAGCCATCAGTGAGAGCCTTATTGCAGTTGGCTGTTCTGAAGCAAGCAAAACTGGGATAGTAAGGGTCTACAAAAAGTCAAAAGAAAAATGGATCCACAAGGCCACTCTAAGGCCTTCGCAAAATAGCAAAGCAACCAAATTCGGGTGTTCAGTATCTGCCGATTCAGGCGTAATTGCGGTTGGTTCGGAAGAAAAGGTTTATCTATTTAATGAAACAGAAAAAGGCTGGGTAATATTCGAAAGTTTTCCTATCGAAACTAATAATTCTGAACAGGCCGTAAAAGTGTCAGTGCATAATAATTACCTTGCTGTTGGTCTTACTACGCCATCTAGCGGAGTGCTACGAATTTACCGCATGGCTCGCACACGATGGAGCCTTTCTCAGCAATTTAGCTCTTCCGAAATGGGTATCAGGCAATTAGGTGGCAGCATTGCGATGAACGACGATCACGTAGTTGTTGCTGGCATTGGTTCTGTTGCAGTGCTTAAAAAGCAAAAAACTAATTGGGTAGTAAGTCAAATTTTATACCCATCAAAGCCTTCAGAATCGTTTGGTGAATCTGTAGCTATTGATAACACATTTATCGTCGTAGGCGCTAATAATGAAAGTAATCCATCTTCTAGATCAGGGAAACTTTTCGTATATGAGTTATCTAAAAATGGTTTTTGGAGTGCGCATGCTGAGCTATCTGCAAGTGATACAAGTACCAATGCAACCTTGGGTACAAGCGTAGCAATTGCGAATGGATATGCTTCTGCAGGTGCGCCTGGACAAGGCCAAGGCGCAGTATATTTTTTCCAAAGGTCATTAGATAAATGGGCCCCTGCTGGGAAAATTGGCGGACCATGGAGGCTTTCAAGAGCACTTTCGGCTATAGGGTTATTACTATTTTCAAGCTACGTTGTTAGCTCGCCATTTTTAATGAATTTTGAAAGTTCGGCGAAAGGGATTGCACCATTAAGCGATTTACTTACAAGACCTTTACATCTTTTTTTGATCTGGGGCATTTCTGCTTTTTTAATATTACCAATGTTCGTATTGCTCCTTCGGCATTCCCTCAGTCGAGAAACCTGGAGTCCAATAAGATTAGGGGTCATTTTAGTAGCATCACTAGCTCCCATAATGCTCTGGTTACAACCTATATACGGTATCCCTCTATTTACTGTAATTCTGCTACTTTTTGGCTTGCATCAAATAGGCTATCGACTGCCTCGAGCTGATGAAGCTCTGTTTGCCTATAATCCTCGTTTCACATTCATTGTCGGTAGTCTGGTGATTATTGGGGGACTTATATGGAATGGGATTATAAGTAATGAAAGAGGACTTGGAGGTGAATTGCTAGCAATAGATCGTCTCCTCGTAGTATTGCCGATTGCCATACTAATGGCAATCGGGTTTTATTCTGCATGGTCCCTTGCACATAAAGACAGTGAACATATGAGGCATGGTCGTTTTGGTCGAGAAGCATTAACTCGCTGGAACGGTTTTGTCCCAATTTTCCTGATTTTTTCCATATCAATCTCGTTAATTATGGGAGCAGAATTATTCCATGTTGTAGACATTTTTGGAGGCGAATTAAAAAGATTTAATACTGTATTCAAGCTTTATTATCAATCGTGGATATTACTTTCTGTCATTGGAGGAGTTGGACTTTGGTATGTATCCACAAAATGGGACAAACGCACACTAACAGGACGAACTGGGCTAACTGCTTGGCTCCTTGTACTAGTAGTTATATTTGGAGGGCTAAGTTATTACTCATTTGCTGGTATCTCTACCCGCACTCAAAATCATGATTATTTCACGCTCAATGGCTTATCGTACGTTAGTAAGACTGCACCTGAAGAATACGAATTAATCAAATGGGTCAATCAACATACTAATCGAAATTCTATCGTACTCCAGGGGTCATTAGTGCCCTGTACAGCCAGCCAATCCGGCTGCAACGATTGGGACCCGCGCTTGGGAAGAGTAGCCTCAGCCACAGGTAGACCTACGGTCCTAGGGTGGGAGGGGCACGAACAACAGTGGCGAACCAATCATTCTCTCCTTGAAGAACGGCAGGATGACATACGTGAAATTTACACTACCACTGACCCCTCTGCTGCGAAAATTCTAATTTCTAAGTATGGGATTGATTACGTAGTCATCAGTAAAAGCGAGCTTGAAATCTACGGTACAAAAGGTAAGGAAAAATTCAAAGAATTTGGTAGTGTGGTTTTTGAAGGAACTGATTTGTTGATGTATAAGCTGGATTAA